Proteins encoded by one window of Procambarus clarkii isolate CNS0578487 chromosome 55, FALCON_Pclarkii_2.0, whole genome shotgun sequence:
- the LOC138352857 gene encoding uncharacterized protein produces the protein MASPPAIASPPAIESHRAMASPLAMKSPSDMATSAAIASPPAMASPLAISLPPAMSAPPAIASSSAMVSPPAIASPPGTASLPVMASTTSYGIVNTSNAIVTTSNGIVTTNHDIIATSHGIVTTSYCIVTTSHGIATTREDQQQHQSVLPKLVYPLWTPGRANHTGPQVAS, from the coding sequence atggcatcaccaccagcaatagcatcaccaccagccatagaatcacatcgagccatggcatcaccactagCAATGAAGTCACCATCAGACATGGCGACATCAGCAGCcattgcgtcaccaccagccatggcgtcaccattaGCCATTTCGTTACCACCAGCCATGTCAGCACCTCCAGCCATTGCATCATCATCAGCTATGGTGTCACCACCTGCCATTGCGTCACCACCAGGTACAGCGTCATTACCAGTCATGGCATCAACCACCAGCTATGGTATCGTCAACACCAGCAATGCaatcgtcaccaccagcaatggcatcGTCACCACCAACCATGATATCATCGCTACCAGCCATGGAATCGTGACCACCAGCTATTGCATCgtgaccaccagccatggcattgcCACCACAAGAGAggatcaacaacaacaccagtctGTCCTACCAAAATTGGTCTACCCATTATGGACCCCTGGACGGGCAAACCAcactggaccccaggtcgcttcataa
- the LOC138352856 gene encoding uncharacterized PE-PGRS family protein PE_PGRS20-like, giving the protein MAGGDAMAGGDAIVGGDAMAGGDAMTDGDSMAGGDAMSGGDSMAGGDSMAGGDSMAGGDAMSGGDAMAGGDSMAGGDSMAGGDSMAGGDSMAGGDAIAGGDAIAGGDAIAGGDSGDESKAGDDVIAGGDIMAGGDIMAGGDAMAGGDIMAGGDIMAGGDAMAGGDIMAGRDVMVGGDAMAGFETTAGRDAMAGGDIKAGGDAMAGGDDAMAGGDAMAGGDAMAGGDAIIGDYAMAGDDSMAGDDAMAGSDAMVGDDAMAGDNAKDGGDTMAGGGDAMADGDAMACGDSKDTNHGKALAERQESVLPLHHGDWCDDAIAGGDSMAGGDAMAECESMDPGDDMAGGDDMAGGDDMAGGDESPLNSLY; this is encoded by the exons atggctggtggtgatgcaatggctggtggtgatgccattgttggtggtgatgccatggcaggTGGTGATGCCATGACTGATGGTgattccatggctggtggtgatgccatgagtGGTGGCgattccatggctggtggtgattccatggctggtggtgattccatggctggtggtgatgccatgagtggtggtgatgccatggctggtggtgattccatggctggtggtgattccatggctggtggtgattccatggctggtggtgattccATGGCTGGAGGTGATGctattgctggtggtgatgctattgctggtggtgatgctattgctggtggtgact CTGGTGATGAATCCAAGGCTGGTGATGATGTTATTGCTGGTGGTGAcatcatggctggtggtgacattatggctggtggtgacgccatggctggtggtgacatcatggctggtggtgacattatggctggtggtgacgccatggctggtggtgacatcaTGGCTGGTCGTGATGTTATggttggtggtgacgccatggctggttttGAGACCACAGCTGgtcgtgacgccatggctggtggtgacattaaggctggtggtgatgcaatggctggtggtgacgatgcaatggctggtggtgacgccatggctggtggtgacgccatggctggtggtgacgccataatTGGGGATTATGCCATGGCTGGGGATGactccatggctggtgatgacgccatggctggtagtGACGCAATGGTTGgggatgacgccatggctggtgataacGCAAAGGatggtggtgacaccatggctggtggtggtgacgccatggctgatggtgacgccatggcttgtGGTGACTCCAAG gatacgaaccatggcaaagcgctcgcggaacgacaggagagtgtcttaccactacaccacggagactggtgtgaTGATGCTATAGCTGGTGGTgactccatggctggtggtgacgctatGGCTGAATGTGAATCCATGGATCCTGGTGAcgacatggctggtggtgacgacatggctggtggtgacgacatggctggtggtgacgaatCTCCTCTCAACTCCTTATATTAA